In Vibrio coralliilyticus, the following are encoded in one genomic region:
- a CDS encoding diguanylate cyclase domain-containing protein: MLDSLFKKLFVLSTTTLMLTLFIIISFAKVSDEQRKTKAELDQIIDLQLCVDLLRSQLWVFLQFGDEPSLNQVELAQAELATKLTAYKQNNSLLGNIQRMNRSLNALLNKEKQVYFLSINGLDDQNSGNINARGLLHSRYNMIVQNMTEELAYVHQSVLNRNADSLHQVMFYAAAWLVICSILVSATAWLIAFRFKSGAEAMKNAMVDLAEGKLDSKVEAVKMDTEFRIMAQFFNQMTLSLCETTVTKQELEEEVMRQTQQLKHKQEQLIFLSEHDPLTNLVNRRAFDKALENAIVKANRTQCKLAIFFIDLDDFKSVNDTFGHEAGDAILIEVASRITAAIRESDFAGRFGGDEFVICLDLLHDFEIVAKKAEQLLDAINAPIEFNGRTLKVGASIGVSYFPEQTKNKEVLLSMADEAMYRAKRMAGSVCFDGKTTVCKKGSQSVRLTSIND, translated from the coding sequence ATGTTGGATTCATTGTTTAAGAAGTTGTTTGTTCTATCGACCACTACACTGATGCTGACTTTGTTCATCATTATCTCTTTTGCAAAAGTATCGGATGAGCAACGTAAGACAAAAGCCGAGCTGGATCAGATCATTGATTTGCAGTTGTGTGTCGATTTGCTCAGAAGTCAGCTGTGGGTTTTTCTTCAATTTGGTGATGAGCCTAGCCTTAATCAAGTCGAGTTAGCTCAGGCGGAATTAGCCACGAAATTAACTGCCTATAAACAAAATAATAGTCTGCTGGGTAATATCCAACGTATGAACCGCAGCTTGAACGCGCTGCTGAATAAAGAGAAACAAGTCTACTTCTTATCAATTAATGGCTTGGATGATCAGAACTCTGGGAATATTAATGCTCGGGGGTTGCTTCACTCTCGCTACAATATGATTGTTCAGAATATGACGGAAGAACTCGCTTATGTTCATCAGTCGGTACTTAATCGTAATGCAGACAGCCTTCACCAAGTGATGTTCTATGCCGCGGCTTGGTTGGTCATCTGCTCAATCTTAGTCAGTGCAACGGCTTGGTTAATTGCTTTTCGCTTCAAATCAGGTGCAGAAGCCATGAAAAACGCGATGGTTGACTTGGCTGAAGGGAAATTAGACTCGAAAGTAGAAGCAGTGAAAATGGACACCGAGTTTCGAATCATGGCGCAGTTTTTTAACCAGATGACGTTGTCATTGTGTGAAACTACGGTGACTAAGCAAGAGTTGGAAGAGGAGGTGATGCGTCAAACGCAGCAACTTAAGCATAAGCAGGAACAACTGATCTTTTTATCTGAACATGACCCACTGACTAACCTAGTTAATCGCCGAGCTTTTGATAAAGCACTAGAAAATGCCATCGTGAAAGCGAACCGAACTCAATGCAAGCTGGCTATTTTCTTCATTGATTTGGATGACTTTAAATCTGTGAATGACACCTTTGGGCATGAAGCTGGAGATGCCATTCTTATTGAAGTTGCCAGTCGTATTACTGCCGCCATTCGAGAGTCTGATTTTGCAGGGCGCTTTGGTGGCGATGAATTTGTTATCTGTCTTGACCTATTACATGATTTTGAAATTGTTGCGAAAAAGGCAGAGCAATTACTGGATGCGATCAACGCACCGATTGAGTTTAATGGTCGAACGCTTAAGGTTGGGGCGAGTATAGGTGTCAGTTACTTCCCTGAGCAAACCAAGAACAAAGAGGTGTTGTTAAGTATGGCGGATGAAGCCATGTACAGAGCAAAGCGGATGGCAGGTTCGGTTTGTTTTGATGGTAAAACAACCGTTTGTAAAAAAGGTTCTCAATCAGTTAGGTTAACATCAATCAATGATTAA
- a CDS encoding Qnr family pentapeptide repeat protein, whose amino-acid sequence MSIKDQTYHQQDFSHQDLQQQVYEGCQFIKCNFDRADLRDAKFINCKFIEAQALEGCSFQYANLKDASFENCMLAMSQFVGADCFGIELRKCDLKGANFQRANFVNRISHSAYFCSAYITGCNLSYTDFERALLEKCELFENRWSGANLFGASMLGADLSRGEFSKEQWGTFNLESADLTHVDLEGLDMRRVSLNGVKICDWQQEQLLSKFGLIVIA is encoded by the coding sequence ATGTCTATAAAAGATCAGACGTATCATCAGCAAGACTTCTCTCATCAGGACTTACAGCAGCAGGTGTATGAGGGTTGTCAGTTCATTAAATGCAACTTTGACCGAGCGGATTTACGTGATGCAAAGTTTATCAACTGTAAATTCATTGAAGCGCAAGCGCTGGAAGGGTGCAGCTTCCAATATGCCAACCTCAAGGATGCCAGTTTTGAAAACTGTATGTTAGCCATGAGCCAGTTTGTTGGTGCAGATTGTTTTGGTATCGAATTGAGAAAGTGCGATTTAAAAGGTGCGAACTTTCAGCGTGCGAATTTTGTGAACCGTATTAGCCATTCAGCTTACTTTTGTTCGGCGTACATAACAGGGTGTAACCTGAGTTACACCGACTTCGAGCGCGCATTACTAGAAAAGTGCGAGTTGTTTGAAAATCGTTGGAGTGGTGCCAACCTGTTCGGAGCCAGTATGCTGGGTGCGGATTTGTCGCGTGGTGAATTCAGCAAAGAGCAGTGGGGCACATTTAACTTGGAAAGCGCAGACTTAACTCATGTTGACCTGGAGGGTTTAGACATGCGTAGGGTCTCACTCAATGGTGTGAAGATCTGTGATTGGCAGCAAGAGCAGTTACTGTCGAAGTTTGGTTTGATTGTCATTGCTTAA
- a CDS encoding YitT family protein, whose product MDKEHSLRENLLALILGSALVSLGVIFFNKVGLLTGGTAGLSIFLTKVSDFSFGQVFFVLNLPFYALSITRMGWRFTVNTFVAVSIVSLAVDHLHHVIEIARIEPVYAALLGGGLIGMGMLVIFRHKMSLGGFNILALFLQERFGIRAGKVQMALDCSIVVLSLFIVDISLILLSVVGAITTNLILAMNHKPGRYQPQPIAP is encoded by the coding sequence ATGGATAAAGAACATAGTTTGCGAGAGAACTTACTCGCGCTGATTTTAGGGAGTGCTCTGGTTTCACTTGGAGTAATTTTCTTCAATAAAGTCGGTTTGTTAACTGGTGGTACCGCAGGGCTATCGATATTTCTGACCAAGGTAAGCGATTTCAGCTTTGGTCAGGTGTTTTTTGTACTTAACTTACCGTTCTATGCCTTGTCGATTACCCGTATGGGCTGGCGGTTTACCGTGAATACTTTTGTCGCTGTAAGCATTGTTTCCCTTGCTGTCGATCATCTCCATCATGTCATAGAGATTGCTCGTATCGAGCCTGTATACGCTGCACTGCTAGGAGGAGGCTTAATAGGTATGGGGATGTTGGTTATCTTCCGTCATAAGATGAGTCTAGGAGGGTTTAACATTCTCGCGTTATTTCTTCAGGAGCGTTTTGGTATTCGAGCGGGTAAAGTCCAAATGGCGCTCGATTGCTCGATCGTTGTTTTATCTCTGTTCATCGTTGATATTTCCTTGATTCTTCTCTCTGTTGTCGGTGCGATAACGACAAACTTGATTCTGGCAATGAATCACAAGCCTGGACGCTACCAGCCTCAGCCGATAGCCCCTTAA
- a CDS encoding ABC transporter substrate-binding protein: protein MPLVKWNLLALGLGSVLIGVAAFGVVKYEWQEESSNHQIRVGVSLTPLSSPFLIAEHLGFFEDYDLDVTLYPCVGGLACTQLMLNRDVEYATASESVVMFQSFERNDLALLVSFVESDNDLKLLTLDPSGIKDLSALQGKKVGVIKGSASEFYFDAILIANNLKSLDVEKVYLQPHELVPALLSYRVEAISAWEPMGYKADILSAAEVLNLGTPGVYQLSFNLLSTTPYLEFAGKEPTYLLQAIDDAVEWINANPSQALSIITKRLNIPENQVKWSWEDYVFRLSLGNSLLSNLQYQARWAVESELVANEQPDFRNLFFTQPYQQIIALRE from the coding sequence ATGCCACTTGTTAAATGGAATTTATTGGCTTTAGGTCTTGGCTCTGTATTGATAGGTGTAGCGGCTTTTGGGGTCGTTAAATATGAATGGCAGGAAGAGTCTAGTAACCACCAAATAAGAGTTGGTGTCTCTCTGACCCCACTCTCTTCGCCTTTTCTAATTGCTGAGCATCTCGGCTTTTTTGAAGACTATGATCTTGATGTTACTCTTTACCCTTGTGTCGGAGGCCTTGCTTGCACTCAACTGATGCTAAATCGTGATGTAGAGTATGCGACGGCTTCCGAATCCGTAGTCATGTTCCAGAGTTTCGAACGCAATGATTTGGCCCTGCTGGTCAGCTTTGTTGAATCCGACAACGATTTGAAACTGTTGACGCTGGATCCTTCTGGAATCAAAGATTTAAGCGCTTTACAGGGTAAAAAGGTGGGCGTGATAAAAGGTAGTGCCAGTGAGTTTTATTTCGATGCTATTTTAATCGCCAATAATCTCAAAAGTCTTGATGTCGAAAAGGTCTACCTTCAGCCTCATGAGCTGGTTCCCGCTTTATTGTCTTACCGTGTGGAGGCCATTTCAGCATGGGAGCCTATGGGGTATAAAGCGGATATTCTATCTGCAGCTGAAGTGTTGAATTTAGGGACTCCAGGGGTTTATCAACTCTCTTTCAACTTACTATCGACAACACCTTATCTCGAGTTTGCTGGCAAAGAACCTACGTATTTATTACAAGCTATTGATGATGCTGTAGAGTGGATTAATGCCAATCCTAGTCAGGCTCTAAGCATCATTACCAAGCGCCTAAATATTCCAGAAAATCAGGTTAAATGGTCTTGGGAGGACTATGTTTTCCGCCTATCTTTGGGCAATTCTTTACTTTCCAACCTGCAATATCAAGCAAGATGGGCAGTAGAAAGTGAGTTGGTCGCGAATGAACAACCCGATTTTAGGAACCTTTTTTTTACTCAACCCTATCAGCAGATCATTGCTTTGCGAGAGTAA
- a CDS encoding methyl-accepting chemotaxis protein: MLSKLTIAQKVYLLGFSQLLAMMIMGGFALYQMNKIGNELVDIAEEDIPLTKMLTVVTEHQLEQAILFERALIKAIRVEQGMAQMSVFEEAKKKVHDLTVKTEKELYEVEQFIEKAIPLLHSVEAQEKFEKLLGKLKVVEKSYSTLVGEVDKTMDYGSNGQIEEMLEFSKKVEAHEDEIDKSLISILDEVHNFTLASALQAEEDEKYAIKWMTIIASVSIALGVLLPFLVTCAIRTPILNLIDRLKQVAEGDGDLTIRLDDSSRDETGTVANAFNHFLGVLIGTISQINGQARELGGSSQVAVTAMQRTLQNVEKQRCDIEQVATAINQMNATTQEVANSTANASSVTDEVRKRVMDGQKEALATQEVIQELANEVTTSSGVIENLVSETNNIGQVLESIQGIAEQTNLLALNAAIEAARAGETGRGFAVVADEVRSLAQRTQEATVDIQQLVDTLQSEARNAVSSMKKGTDTAKLCLEKSSESANTFSIAAESVNQIAGLNLQIAAAAEEQSTVTQDLDNNLTSIKTLAEETAEETKSTAMANEAIAKHVNDLHTNLSKFKV; encoded by the coding sequence ATGCTATCTAAATTAACCATTGCCCAAAAGGTGTATTTACTTGGGTTTTCCCAATTGCTTGCCATGATGATTATGGGCGGTTTTGCCCTTTATCAAATGAACAAGATTGGTAACGAGCTGGTTGATATCGCAGAAGAAGATATCCCGTTAACTAAAATGTTGACGGTGGTGACAGAGCATCAGTTGGAACAAGCGATTCTGTTCGAAAGAGCACTCATTAAAGCGATCCGCGTTGAGCAAGGAATGGCCCAGATGAGCGTATTCGAAGAAGCCAAGAAAAAGGTTCATGACCTGACGGTCAAAACCGAAAAAGAACTCTATGAAGTTGAACAGTTCATCGAGAAAGCCATACCACTGTTGCACTCAGTTGAGGCGCAAGAAAAATTCGAGAAGCTTCTTGGCAAGCTGAAAGTTGTCGAGAAGTCTTACAGCACGCTTGTTGGTGAAGTTGACAAAACAATGGACTACGGCAGCAATGGTCAAATCGAAGAGATGCTTGAGTTCTCTAAGAAAGTGGAAGCACATGAAGATGAAATTGATAAATCGTTGATTTCGATTCTTGATGAGGTGCACAACTTTACTCTCGCCAGTGCACTGCAAGCTGAAGAGGATGAGAAGTATGCGATCAAGTGGATGACGATCATTGCTTCAGTGTCGATAGCTTTAGGTGTTCTTCTGCCTTTCTTGGTCACATGTGCTATTCGTACGCCAATCTTAAATTTAATTGATAGATTAAAGCAGGTTGCTGAAGGCGATGGAGATTTGACTATTCGACTCGACGATTCTTCTCGAGATGAAACCGGAACAGTAGCGAATGCGTTCAATCATTTTTTAGGTGTGTTGATAGGAACAATTTCGCAAATCAATGGACAGGCGCGAGAGCTTGGTGGATCTTCACAAGTTGCCGTTACCGCTATGCAGCGTACGTTACAGAACGTTGAAAAGCAGCGTTGCGATATCGAGCAGGTGGCGACAGCGATTAACCAAATGAACGCGACGACACAGGAAGTGGCGAACAGTACGGCCAACGCGTCTTCGGTGACTGATGAAGTTCGAAAACGCGTCATGGATGGTCAGAAAGAAGCGCTAGCAACTCAGGAGGTTATCCAAGAGCTTGCGAATGAGGTCACCACATCATCTGGTGTGATTGAAAACCTTGTTTCTGAAACCAACAATATCGGTCAAGTACTGGAATCTATTCAAGGTATCGCTGAACAAACTAACTTGCTTGCTTTGAATGCTGCCATCGAAGCGGCTCGCGCAGGTGAAACAGGGCGTGGATTTGCGGTGGTTGCGGACGAGGTTCGCTCACTCGCTCAGCGCACTCAAGAAGCAACGGTGGATATTCAGCAGCTAGTCGATACGTTGCAGTCTGAAGCAAGAAATGCTGTTTCGAGTATGAAAAAGGGGACAGATACCGCAAAACTTTGTTTAGAGAAGAGTTCAGAATCTGCCAATACTTTTTCAATTGCTGCAGAATCAGTCAATCAGATCGCAGGGCTTAACTTACAAATTGCTGCTGCGGCTGAGGAGCAATCAACGGTTACTCAAGATTTGGATAATAACTTGACCAGCATTAAAACTCTTGCAGAAGAAACCGCGGAAGAAACGAAGAGTACAGCCATGGCGAATGAAGCAATCGCCAAGCATGTCAATGACTTACACACTAATCTCAGCAAGTTTAAAGTTTAG
- a CDS encoding DMT family transporter has translation MYINDTEAGTIKMITAMVLSGTIGLFVIESGQSFWNVVFFRCLIAGLFLAGYVKWQYGSFTAGLNRKVLGLILAGGITLVGNWVLLFASFDYIPFSIATIAYHMQPIMLVVAGSLMARQLPSMNLIVWLSVAVLGLVLVTDMDLTQLSTLLQGEDVGSQQILFGLLLALGAALLYTVTTLLTKEVSQVSPSVIALVQVSVGVVLLLPMVDWSALPKVPVQWGALLTLGLVNTGFMYVIMYDAFQKLTTHLIAILSFVYPVTALVVDYFAFDNVMNLSQGLGVIGILLAVCAVKFDWRIGALMPTVKSQQKI, from the coding sequence ATGTATATAAATGATACAGAAGCAGGCACCATCAAAATGATTACCGCTATGGTGTTATCGGGAACCATAGGATTGTTTGTGATTGAGTCAGGTCAGTCGTTTTGGAATGTCGTATTTTTCCGCTGTTTGATCGCAGGCCTGTTTCTGGCTGGTTACGTTAAATGGCAGTATGGTTCGTTTACTGCAGGCCTGAATAGAAAAGTACTTGGGTTGATTTTGGCGGGTGGTATTACTTTGGTGGGTAACTGGGTTTTGCTCTTTGCCTCTTTTGATTATATCCCTTTCTCTATTGCGACGATTGCTTACCACATGCAACCAATTATGTTAGTCGTTGCTGGTTCACTGATGGCAAGGCAACTGCCAAGCATGAATCTCATTGTGTGGCTATCAGTAGCAGTGTTGGGGTTGGTATTAGTGACTGATATGGATCTAACGCAGCTAAGTACTTTGCTGCAAGGTGAAGATGTTGGCAGCCAGCAAATATTGTTTGGGCTGTTATTGGCGCTGGGTGCTGCACTGTTGTACACAGTGACGACATTATTGACCAAAGAAGTCAGCCAAGTATCGCCAAGCGTGATTGCACTTGTTCAGGTCAGTGTGGGTGTTGTCTTACTATTACCTATGGTGGATTGGTCGGCGCTACCGAAGGTTCCAGTTCAGTGGGGAGCGTTACTCACACTTGGTTTGGTAAATACCGGATTTATGTACGTCATCATGTATGATGCCTTTCAAAAACTCACCACTCATCTCATCGCCATTTTATCTTTCGTGTACCCCGTGACCGCTTTAGTGGTGGATTACTTTGCCTTTGATAATGTGATGAATCTATCGCAAGGTTTGGGAGTCATTGGGATATTGTTGGCTGTATGTGCCGTAAAATTTGACTGGCGGATTGGAGCATTGATGCCAACCGTAAAAAGTCAGCAAAAAATCTAA
- a CDS encoding SDR family oxidoreductase, which produces MKVLIFGGNGGIGHAICQHLAQTIPSTEVHATYRNTRPPSSHEAIIWHQLDVTNEAKVQLLANEIKSLDWIINAVGLLHDKHHGPEKNLKSFDPDFYLKNIMNNAMPTMLIAKHFQSAFKHSSQPKLATISAKVGSIKDNQLGGWYSYRSSKAALNMLLKTLSIEWGRTMPKACVLSLHPGTTDTELSKPFQANVPEGKLFEPDRVAAVLVKIISEATSDISGSFLSYSGEELPW; this is translated from the coding sequence ATGAAAGTACTAATTTTTGGTGGAAACGGTGGCATAGGCCACGCAATTTGTCAGCATTTAGCGCAAACAATCCCTTCGACAGAAGTGCACGCAACCTATAGAAATACTCGACCACCGAGCTCACATGAAGCAATCATTTGGCATCAACTAGACGTAACAAACGAAGCGAAAGTACAATTGCTAGCTAATGAAATAAAGTCATTAGATTGGATTATTAACGCGGTTGGATTGTTGCATGATAAGCACCACGGGCCCGAAAAGAACCTCAAATCATTTGATCCCGATTTTTACCTGAAAAACATCATGAATAATGCGATGCCGACTATGTTGATCGCCAAACACTTTCAAAGCGCCTTCAAGCATAGCAGCCAGCCAAAGCTCGCAACTATCTCAGCTAAAGTCGGCAGCATTAAAGATAATCAACTGGGAGGCTGGTATAGCTATCGCTCATCTAAAGCGGCACTCAATATGCTACTTAAAACCCTCAGTATTGAATGGGGAAGAACTATGCCCAAAGCATGTGTCCTTTCACTACATCCAGGCACAACGGACACCGAATTATCAAAACCTTTTCAAGCCAATGTACCAGAGGGAAAACTGTTTGAACCTGATAGAGTGGCCGCAGTTCTCGTCAAGATCATTTCCGAAGCAACATCAGATATCAGCGGCAGCTTTCTTTCTTATAGCGGTGAAGAACTGCCTTGGTGA
- a CDS encoding efflux RND transporter periplasmic adaptor subunit, translated as MQIKPLRWLLPFILLGGAYAGYATITASASEGSGTKPEKKPLMVTVSTVRSSDHKVLITSYGELVPAEVTQLSAQVSGEVVSWHPNFVVGGVVKRGETLFSIERDNYQAAVLQAEANLASAQAALIEEKAKAEVAKRQAKNLPAKQVTELYLRKPQVLSAQAQVKSAQAALKRANRDLEHCNVVAPYDALVVSRDIGVGQYISAGAHVATLNNVEAAEIHIPIAGFDSAFLPKNYAGIAANVIQRGIVDIQREGVIARDLGVVDSATRMINMVVRVDDPYAIESNASPLKFGSYVEVQFVGKELKHIYRLPQELVNNRQVWVVNENNELEPRLVNVLRAEQEFMLINEGLTDEDKIVLTVPEYPQQGMRVEVAATQTDLNL; from the coding sequence ATGCAAATTAAGCCGTTACGTTGGTTGCTTCCCTTTATTCTTCTAGGAGGGGCTTATGCCGGCTATGCTACGATTACTGCGAGTGCTTCTGAAGGATCGGGAACTAAGCCAGAAAAGAAACCTCTCATGGTCACGGTATCAACAGTACGCTCAAGTGACCACAAAGTACTTATCACAAGCTATGGAGAATTGGTTCCTGCTGAAGTGACTCAACTTTCAGCTCAGGTTTCAGGAGAAGTGGTCAGCTGGCACCCCAATTTTGTTGTTGGTGGAGTGGTAAAAAGAGGGGAAACACTCTTCTCTATTGAGCGCGATAATTACCAAGCAGCAGTGCTTCAAGCAGAAGCGAATCTAGCAAGTGCTCAAGCGGCGTTAATCGAAGAAAAAGCCAAAGCCGAAGTGGCTAAACGGCAGGCAAAAAACCTACCAGCCAAACAGGTGACAGAACTCTATTTACGTAAACCTCAGGTTTTAAGCGCGCAAGCTCAGGTGAAATCAGCGCAAGCTGCACTCAAGCGAGCTAACCGTGATCTTGAACATTGCAATGTTGTTGCTCCGTATGATGCGTTAGTGGTATCCCGAGATATTGGTGTCGGTCAGTATATTTCCGCAGGTGCGCATGTCGCAACGCTGAACAATGTCGAGGCCGCGGAGATACATATTCCGATTGCAGGATTCGATAGTGCGTTCCTACCTAAGAACTATGCTGGCATAGCCGCCAATGTTATACAAAGAGGCATTGTGGATATCCAACGAGAGGGAGTTATTGCGCGTGATCTTGGTGTTGTCGACAGTGCGACGCGAATGATCAATATGGTTGTGCGTGTTGATGACCCATACGCGATTGAATCGAATGCGTCACCGCTCAAGTTTGGCTCCTACGTTGAAGTTCAGTTTGTTGGTAAAGAGCTTAAGCATATTTACCGTTTGCCTCAAGAACTGGTCAATAATCGGCAGGTGTGGGTGGTGAATGAAAATAATGAGCTTGAGCCTCGTCTTGTCAATGTGCTAAGAGCAGAGCAAGAATTTATGTTAATCAATGAGGGCCTGACGGACGAAGATAAGATCGTACTTACCGTCCCTGAATACCCACAGCAAGGGATGCGAGTTGAAGTCGCAGCCACCCAAACAGATTTAAACCTGTAG
- a CDS encoding peptide-methionine (S)-S-oxide reductase, with translation MEEIYFAGGCLWGVQEFMKHLPGVLLTEAGRANGTSQDTKGEYDGYAECVRTQFDPEKVSVLELMDFFFEIIDPYSLNKQGEDIGKKYRTGVYSINHKHLTQAQGFIESRSDRERIVVEILPLTNYVKSDDEHQDRLTLYPDDYCHISIDLLHKYKNQYNQG, from the coding sequence ATGGAAGAAATCTATTTTGCTGGTGGCTGCTTATGGGGTGTACAGGAGTTTATGAAGCACCTGCCAGGAGTATTACTCACTGAAGCCGGGAGAGCCAATGGCACTAGTCAGGATACCAAAGGGGAATATGATGGCTATGCAGAATGCGTCCGCACTCAGTTTGACCCTGAAAAAGTATCAGTTCTGGAATTGATGGATTTCTTCTTTGAAATTATCGATCCATACAGCCTTAACAAGCAAGGCGAAGATATCGGTAAAAAATACCGCACTGGCGTATATAGCATAAACCATAAGCATTTAACTCAGGCTCAGGGCTTTATTGAGTCTCGCTCAGATCGCGAACGTATTGTGGTAGAGATACTTCCGCTGACCAACTATGTCAAAAGCGATGATGAGCATCAGGATCGCCTGACCCTCTACCCAGACGATTATTGCCACATTTCGATAGACTTACTGCACAAGTATAAGAATCAATACAACCAAGGCTAG
- a CDS encoding Lrp/AsnC family transcriptional regulator translates to MRKTLKNEDWTLDAIDSQLLDLLNENARMPVAELAREVKMSSPSVNERLKRMEEFGVISGYRVQLAPENLGFPLEAIVRMRQLPGKIKQLEAMIIETPEFIECDKVTGEDCFYARMRFGTMEQLDEILDKVSSLAETNTSIVKSTPVKRRNVPYQYSRSQK, encoded by the coding sequence ATGCGTAAGACCCTTAAAAACGAAGATTGGACGCTGGACGCCATCGATAGCCAACTACTCGACTTACTTAACGAGAACGCACGAATGCCAGTCGCAGAGCTAGCCCGAGAAGTGAAAATGTCGTCTCCGAGCGTTAACGAGCGACTCAAACGTATGGAAGAGTTCGGCGTTATTTCAGGATATCGGGTTCAACTTGCACCAGAAAATTTAGGATTCCCACTTGAAGCCATCGTACGTATGCGTCAACTACCAGGAAAGATAAAACAGCTGGAAGCCATGATCATCGAAACGCCAGAGTTTATTGAATGCGACAAAGTCACTGGTGAAGATTGTTTTTATGCTCGGATGCGTTTCGGCACAATGGAGCAATTGGATGAAATCCTAGACAAAGTATCCTCTCTGGCTGAAACCAATACCTCCATTGTGAAATCAACACCCGTCAAACGACGTAACGTGCCTTACCAATATTCTCGCTCACAAAAATAA